A single Nicotiana tabacum cultivar K326 chromosome 5, ASM71507v2, whole genome shotgun sequence DNA region contains:
- the LOC107784325 gene encoding SNW/SKI-interacting protein A: protein MAALKDLLPPAKSTSSTHYDHTSDPWFKNRYTASEAEKTAVIKANPVPPYLKRAGFRPSKLEDFGDGGAFPEIHYAQYPLDMGRKKDWKPGGKTLPVTVDEHGDVRYDAIVRQNENSKKFVYSQHKDLIPKFVKDEDDEDMDGEEKQKIIEETTQETKAALEKIVNVRLSAAQPKNVPTQSQDSKFIKYKPSQQSAAFNSGAKERIIRMVEMPVDPMEPPKFKHKRVPKASGSPPVPVMHSPPRPVTVKDQQDWKIPPCISNWKNPKGYTIPLDKRLAADGRGLQEVQINDNFAKLSEALYVAEQKAREAVAMRSKVQKEMMMKEKEKKEMELRELARKARSERTGVAPPAAERGTMNDDDMSVDYERARDFPKESREDREERSQREKIREERRRERERERRLEAKDAAMGKKSKITRDRDRDVSEKVALGMASTGTSRGEVMYDQRLFNQEKGMDSGFATDDAYNVYDKGLFTAQPTLSTLYRPKKDADSEMYGGADEQLEKIMKTERFKPDKAFAGTSERAAPRDGPVQFEKEVEEADPFGLDQFLTEVKKGKKAMASVGSGGTMKASAGTTRDGYETSSRTRIAFDKGR from the coding sequence ATGGCAGCTCTAAAGGACCTGCTTCCACCAGCAAAATCTACTAGCAGCACACACTATGATCATACAAGTGACCCGTGGTTCAAGAACAGATATACTGCAAGTGAGGCAGAGAAGACAGCAGTCATCAAGGCAAATCCTGTTCCTCCTTATCTGAAAAGAGCTGGCTTTAGGCCATCTAAGCTCGAGGATTTTGGAGATGGAGGTGCATTCCCTGAAATTCACTATGCTCAGTATCCACTGGATATGGGCAGAAAGAAGGATTGGAAACCTGGGGGGAAGACCTTGCCTGTTACAGTGGATGAGCATGGTGATGTGAGGTATGATGCGATTGTGAGGCAGAATGAGAATTCGAAAAAATTTGTTTATTCTCAGCATAAGGATCTTATCCCAAAGTTTGTGAAGGATGAGGATGACGAAGACATGGATGGGGAAGAGAAGCAGAAAATAATTGAGGAGACCACCCAGGAGACCAAGGCTGCTCTTGAGAAGATTGTAAATGTTCGGTTGAGTGCTGCACAGCCCAAAAATGTTCCTACACAATCTCAAGACTCCAAGTTTATCAAGTACAAGCCCTCCCAGCAGTCAGCAGCATTTAACTCAGGTGCAAAAGAGAGGATTATTAGGATGGTGGAGATGCCTGTGGACCCTATGGAGCCACCAAAGTTCAAACACAAGAGGGTTCCAAAGGCCTCTGGTTCTCCACCTGTGCCAGTAATGCATTCTCCACCTCGTCCTGTTACAGTGAAGGACCAGCAGGATTGGAAGATACCTCCGTGTATATCAAACTGGAAGAACCCCAAAGGTTACACAATTCCTCTAGATAAGCGTCTGGCTGCTGATGGTAGGGGACTTCAGGAGGTGCAGATCAATGACAACTTTGCAAAACTATCAGAGGCTCTATATGTAGCAGAGCAAAAGGCCAGAGAAGCCGTTGCAATGAGGTCAAAGGTCCAGAAAGAGATGATGatgaaagagaaggaaaagaaggaGATGGAACTTCGTGAGTTGGCCCGCAAGGCAAGATCTGAGAGAACTGGTGTGGCACCTCCAGCTGCTGAGAGGGGAACCATGAATGATGATGATATGAGTGTGGATTATGAGCGTGCAAGAGATTTTCCTAAAGAGTCAAGAGAAGACAGGGAAGAGCGATCACAGAGGGAGAAGATACGGGAGGAGCGGCGTcgggagagggagagggagagaagGTTGGAGGCCAAAGATGCTGCAATGGGTAAGAAGAGCAAGATTACCAGAGACAGAGACCGTGATGTCAGTGAAAAAGTGGCTCTTGGGATGGCATCTACTGGTACATCAAGAGGGGAGGTTATGTATGATCAGAGATTATTCAACCAGGAGAAAGGGATGGATTCTGGATTTGCCACTGATGACGCTTACAACGTCTATGATAAGGGCCTGTTTACTGCTCAGCCTACACTTTCTACTCTATACAGACCGAAGAAGGATGCTGATTCTGAAATGTATGGAGGTGCAGATGAGCAGCTGGAGAAGATCATGAAAACAGAACGCTTTAAACCTGACAAGGCATTTGCAGGAACATCAGAGAGAGCTGCTCCAAGAGATGGACCTGTACAATTCGAGAAGGAGGTTGAGGAAGCAGATCCATTTGGTTTGGATCAGTTCTTGACAGAGGTTAAGAAGGGGAAGAAAGCAATGGCGAGTGTTGGTAGTGGAGGAACTATGAAGGCTAGTGCTGGTACCACACGAGATGGCTATGAAACATCTAGCAGAACTCGTATTGCTTTTGACAAGGGGCGTTAA